A stretch of the Neofelis nebulosa isolate mNeoNeb1 chromosome 1, mNeoNeb1.pri, whole genome shotgun sequence genome encodes the following:
- the ZNF366 gene encoding zinc finger protein 366 produces MQKEMKMIKDEDVHFNLGVKRAPSFPHCLQPVVSRGKAPQRHPFPEALRGPFSQFRYEPPPGHLDGFPGVFEGGGSRKRKSMPTKMPYSHPAEEAPLALHSEESKNHGPPNLSLLFPQPPRPKYDSQMIDLCNVGFQFYRTLEHLGGKPVKQEPVKPSAVWPQPTPPPFLPAPYPYYPKVPPGLMFPFFMPSASPFPFSRHTFLPKQPPEALLPRKAEPQESEEAKQKVERVDVNVRIDDSYYVDVGGAQKRWQCPTCEKSYTSKYNLVTHILGHSGIKPHACTRCGKLFKQLSHLHTHMLTHQGTRPHKCQVCHKAFTQTSHLKRHMMQHSEVKPHNCRVCGRGFAYPSELKAHEAKHASGRENICVECGLDFPTLAQLKRHLTTHRGPIQYSCSECDKTFQYPSQLQNHMMKHKDIRPYICSECGMEFVQPHHLKQHSLTHKGVKEHKCGICGREFTLLANMKRHVLIHTNIRAYQCHLCYKSFVQKQTLKAHMIVHSDVKPFKCKLCGKEFNRMHNLMGHMHLHSDSKPFKCLYCPSKFTLKGNLTRHMKVKHGVMERGLHSQGFGRGRIALAQTAGVLRGLEQEEPFDLSQKRGVKGPAFQSDGESARGSSCHEEEEEDNSYEVGGDSPGLDPQPRQPCTPQDLTTQPEQAPRVLEDTCEEEKEDKPNREHQERSKDSLGAEGSLERESAHKEECLRLRALQSARRGPSFSDYLYFKHRDESLKELLERKMEKQAVLLGI; encoded by the exons ATGCAGAAGGAAATGAAGATGATCAAAGATGAGGATGTGCATTTCAATCTGGGTGTGAAGAGAGCCCCCTCCTTTCCCCACTGCCTACAGCCAGTGGTTTCCCGAGGGAAGGCTCCCCAAAGACACCCCTTCCCAGAAGCTCTCCGGGGGCCTTTTTCCCAGTTTCGATATGAACCTCCTCCAGGACACCTAGATGGATTCCCGGGGGTCTTTGAAGGAGGAGGGTCTCGGAAACGGAAGAGCATGCCCACCAAGATGCCCTACAGCCACCCTGCGGAAGAGGCCCCTCTCGCCCTCCACTCAGAGGAGAGCAAAAACCACGGCCCTCCGAacctctccctgctcttcccgCAGCCCCCGCGCCCCAAGTATGACTCGCAAATGATCGACCTGTGCAACGTGGGCTTCCAGTTCTACCGCACCCTGGAACATTTGGGGGGCAAGCCGGTCAAGCAGGAGCCCGTGAAGCCCAGCGCCGTGTGGCCCCAGCCGACGCCCCCTCCGTTCCTGCCCGCGCCCTACCCCTACTACCCCAAGGTTCCCCCGGGCCTCATGTTCCCCTTCTTCATGCCCTcggcctcccccttccccttcagcCGGCACACCTTTCTGCCCAAGCAGCCCCCGGAAGCCCTGCTGCCGCGCAAGGCCGAGCCTCAGGAGAGCGAGGAGGCCAAGCAGAAGGTGGAGCGGGTGGACGTGAACGTGCGCATCGACGACAGTTACTACGTGGACGTGGGCGGGGCGCAGAAGCGCTGGCAGTGCCCCACCTGCGAGAAGTCCTACACCTCCAAGTACAACCTGGTGACCCACATCCTGGGCCACAGCGGGATCAAGCCGCACGCGTGCACCCGCTGCGGGAAGCTCTTCAAGCAGCTCAGCCACCTGCACACCCACATGCTCACCCACCAGGGCACGCGGCCCCACAAGTGCCAGGTGTGCCACAAGGCCTTCACGCAGACCAGCCACCTGAAGCGCCACATGATGCAGCACAGCGAGGTGAAGCCGCACAACTGCCGCGTGTGCGGCCGGGGCTTTGCCTACCCCAGCGAGCTCAAGGCCCACGAGGCCAAGCACGCCAGCGGGCGCGAGAACATCTGTGTGGAGTGCGGCCTCGACTTCCCCACCTTGGCCCAGCTCAAGAGGCACCTCACCACTCACCGGGGCCCCATCCAGTACAGCTGCTCCGAGTGCGACAAGACCTTCCAGTACCCGAGCCAGCTGCAGAACCACATGATGAAGCACAAGGACATCCGGCCCTACATCTGCTCCGAGTGCGGCATGGAGTTCGTGCAGCCCCACCACCTCAAGCAGCATTCCCTCACCCACAAG GGTGTGAAGGAACACAAATGTGGGATTTGCGGGCGGGAGTTCACTCTGTTGGCCAACATGAAGAGACACGTGCTGATTCATACCAACATCCGCGCCTACCAGTGTCACCTGTGCTACAAGAGTTTTGTGCAGAAACAGACCCTCAAGGCACACATGATCGTTCATTCTGACGTGAAGCCTTTCAAATGCAAG CTGTGTGGGAAGGAATTCAACCGGATGCACAACCTAATGGGCCACATGCACCTGCACTCTGACAGCAAACCCTTCAAGTGTCTCTACTGCCCAAGCAAATTCACCCTAAAGGGGAACCTGACACGCCACATGAAAGTCAAGCATGGAGTCATGGAGCGGGGCCTCCATTCTCAAG GTTTTGGAAGGGGGCGAATCGCCCTGGCGCAGACGGCAGGAGTGCTGAGGGGTTTGGAGCAGGAGGAGCCCTTTGACCTTTCCCAGAAGCGTGGAGTGAAGGGGCCGGCGTTCCAGTCAGATGGGGAGAGTGCCCGGGGCAGCTCCTGccatgaggaagaggaggaggacaatAGCTATGAAGTGGGTGGAGACAGCCCCGGCCTGGACCCCCAACCCAGGCAGCCTTGCACCCCCCAGGATCTCACCACCCAGCCCGAGCAGGCTCCCAGGGTGCTTGAGGACACCtgtgaggaggaaaaggaggacaaGCCAAACAGAGAGCACCAGGAGAGGAGCAAGGACagcctgggggcagagggcagcctggAGAGAGAATCTGCCCACAAGGAAGAGTGTCTCCGTCTCAGGGCTCTGCAGAGTGCTCGGAGGGGCCCCTCCTTTTCTGATTACCTGTACTTCAAGCACAGAGATGAGAGTTTAAAGGAATTActggagaggaaaatggaaaaacaagcaGTGCTTTTAGGTATCTAA